TGAGTCGAGGTTCGTCAGCTTGGATTCAGGGCGAGGCCAGTAGACAAGGTAGTTGTCGGCGGTGCGTTGAAGACTGACTTGGTCAGGCAGCTTTGCGAGCTCCGGGACGTCGGCAAGCAGCATGGTCCTCACCGCGGGCTTCTGGAGTTCGCCTTCGGGAGCAAAGCCACCGAGCATGACGTCACCGCAGTTCTGGCAGTACAGCAGCTCGAGTACGCGCCCACCACATTCGCACCGGGTTGCGGGCTCGGCATACAGCTTTCCAATGGTCCGGTCTGGCTGCGGGTCGGAGACCGCAGGGCAGCCGGGGTCGCAGCACGCCCACATGCCGACGACGTTGCGGAAGAATAGGTGGGCGCGGAACTTTGGGTCGCCGGGCAGCGGGTCTTTGGCGAGGCCGGCGAGGACTTTTGAGATCGCCCGTTCCGAGACGTCTTCCGTCGTGCCCGGAAAGACATCTTGGGCGATCTGGTTGAGCGTCTTAGCCGCGCCGGTTCCATCGCCGTGAAGGACCCCTCGGAGAGCGTCGACGACACCACCCGTTCGACCATGGTCAGCTGCGGTTGTCGCATCTGCGGCAGCCAGGGCTACCGGGTCGACCGGGGGCGGGGTCTGGTAGGTGGATGGCGTGATGCTGGAGCCCCCGATGAACGTGAACGTTCCCGGATTGACGTCGAAGAACTGGTGCAGATAGTCACTGTCGCGTCCGGGGTCGAGTGAGGCGGATGCGGCGAGGACGCGGAACTGCTCGGGGCGTGCATCCAAGCCCAGACGGTGCTTGAGGGTACGCAAGAGGTAGGCCACTTCCGTGCCGGCGGTTCCGCGATATGTGTGAAGTTCGTCGACCACGAGAGTGAACACGTTGGCTGGGTCTTCGAGCCATTGGCGGGTGGAATCGAAGAAGTGCCCGTCCCGCTCGCGCAGGAGCATCACGTTGAGCATGGAGTAGTTCGTGATTAGGATGTCCGGCGGGTAGTCGAGCATGTCCCATCGTGAGCGCATCTCCGCGCCATCCAGGCGCGGCACGAAGTAGCGGAGGTCGTCGTCGGCCTTCTGCGCTGCGATTTCCCGCGCCCGGGCCCCGCGCCGACTGGTCTCGCGCAGGTAGCGGCGTAGTTCTCCGAGCGCAAGGTTGTTGCCTCGGGTTCCGGTGACCGGTGTGGCGCCCGTGTAGCGGCCAAAATAGAAGCGGTGCCCGTTGCGGTTCTCATCAAGCCATGCACGGATACTGTCGTTGTCGAGGGCGCGGCGCAGGCGGATGAGCTGATCGTCGACGAGCGCGTTCATTGGGTAAAGGACGAGGGCTCGGACGGCGGCTTTGCGCCCCGTTTCGGCGTCCCGTTGGGCAACGAATGGGTTGCTGTCGCCGGCCCACCAGTCACCCGGGACGGCGCCCTGTCCCGTCCAAGAACGAGATTCGTTGAGCAGCGACGAGAGGACGGGCAGGAGGAACGATTCGGTCTTGCCTGACCCGGTACCGGCGGTGATGACCATATGCCCTCCCTGCTGCACACCCGCGGCGAGGGCTTCCTCTTGATGCCGGTACAACGAGGGGACACCCTGGAGCAGGCCGATACCGGCGAACTCGGCGAGATCGGGGTCCGCTCCTGCTGCTGCGACAGATGCGGCGAGGGTGTGGCCGGCGCTTTCGTATTCGGGCCGAAGTTCGATCAACGGTTCGCGGTAGACGCCGCCGTCGCGGTTGAGCAGGGCTCGACGTTCCTCCTGGAGGCGCGCGTCCGCGAGACCGAAGGGCGTGTCGTAGTAGCGGAAGTAGGCGTCGCGCAGGTGCTCGAACGTCTGAATTGCGTCAAGGTGCGTGCTTGCGTTTCTCATTGTGCCGTTCTTCCTGTTCAGTTGCTGATCTGGAGGGTCTGTCCCAGGGAAGATGCGACGCGCTCGGCGATCTCGCGGGGGACGTTGTCGTAGAGTGCGGCTTCGGCCGAGCTGTCGAATCGCGGTATGAAGCCGCTGCAGAGGACGAGCACCCTCGAGTGAAGTGCAGGGAGGGGGACACCCTGATCGAGGACGAGGGTTCCCGCTCTGCTGCAGTCGGGGTAGTCCGGCTGCCAATGGATGACCGTGCGGCCTCGTCGAGCAAGCTCGGCGAAGATGCCGTGCGAGAGCTCGGCGGCGTACCAGGAGCCCTCACGGCGTAGCGTGTACCGCCAGCGGCCGTGGACCTGCTCGCGATAGAGGCCGTCGGGCAGTGCGAGGTCCTTGGGGGACGCTGGTGACCAACGCTGGGGACTGAAGCTGACGAGCTGCTCAAACAGAGAATCGTAGGCCGGCGGTGCGCTGGGGCCTATGGGAAGGGACTGCTGCAGCTTCCCGGCTATGCCGGCCGCCGCGCAGCCGACATAGCTGACACCGATGTCGTCAGCGGCGTCTTCGAGGTCCTGGGCCTGCTTGTAGGGGATCATTATCGTTGCCGGCGGCGGGATTGTTCGACCACGGTTGGGCCGTCGTGCCCGCTCGACATAAAGTCCCGCATTTTCGATAGCACGCACCAGCCGCGGCCTACGTGCACCTACAAGGACAGCAATGCCGTCGGCAAGCGGAAGTCTAGTGAGCACTGGCGGAGCAACGGACCATTTGCCTTGCCTCCAGTCCACTTCGCAGTGCCCCAAAGATGCGATGTCTCGCAGCCATTTCCCGCCGACATTGTCAGACACAGTGAGGTCTTCGGTACGGGCGAGCCAAAGTGCGCGTGTGCTGAAGTCAGCGATCGTGCCGCTGCCGGTTTCGCTGATCCAGGATAGGAGGAGGTCGCCTATCATGCCGCATCCCCTGCAATCTGCAGCCGCATCTTCCAGAGCCGGGCCCCGTTCGCGTCAGCGCACGCCCGCTTCCAGGCGTCCAAAAGGTCGATCTCGACTTCGTAATGTTTCGGGCTTGCGGGGCCAATCTCCGTCAGGCGCCAGAGACGGCCACGGCGCTGGGCGAGCCACCGAGCGGTTGAGGCTGCGCCAATTTCAAAGACTGGCGAGTAGAACTCGATGTCAATGCTGGAGAGGAAGCGGGGCGGTGGAGGTTCCGCCACCTTCTCTCCGTGCCCGTCCTCGTGCAGGAGCCAGGACTCGTCCCTACCGCGGAGCCCGAGCACTGTGCCCGTGGCAGTAATCCCGGGGACAAGTGCGCCCATCACTGCGGCGTCAGCCTGGTTCGATTCGCTCATCTGTCCGCTGCTGGTCCAGCCGAGAACCCCGGTACCAGCAGGCGGAGCGGGATCAGGGCCCTCGCTGACTGTGGTGAACACAAGCTCCTGCCCGTCGGCTTGCACAACATGACGGCCCGTTTCGTCGACGAAGCGACGAATCGGCAGTGGAAAACCGTTGGCAGGGACTCTATCCCTCCTCCCGTCGAGACTGACAGTTGCGATGCGATGTTCCCTGCCGAACGGCAGGAGGAGGTCCGGCGCGCCGCCGGAGAGGTAGTGGTGGGCCGAGATCGACGAGGCGACAGGCAAGCCATGGACTAGCTTGGCACGCGGAACCACTTCGGAGACGGCACCTATGGTGCGGAGGCCGGGCAAGCGTGAGAGCACATCCCTGAGCGCCTGCCCATCAAAGAAGCGCACTCTTTGGAAAAGCTCGTAGCCTTCGATAAGGAAGGATCGCCGCTGCGGGACCCGGCGCCAGCCCTCCGCGGCAGCTTCTTCCAGCAGACGCCGGAAATCAACGGCATGCTGAGAGATGACAGCGATGACATGCTCCTCGTAGGGCACCATGCCGGGAACCGATGACCAGGCGCCGGTCTGGGGGTCGGGAGAGAAGAATACGACCCCTGAGGGCGGGAACACGGCCGCGAATTCCCCGCCCCGAAGCTGGAACCCGGAGTGGACGCGGGAAAAGGTCACGGCGGGAGCGCTATGATCCGCGTAGTACTCACGGCCCTCGACCGCGCTGAGGCTAACCCCTTGGGACTCCCCCTGCCCCGCAAGGACAAGCGTCCTGGGTCCTCCCTTCGGCACAGGGAATAGCCAACGAGTCTGCCACGTGTCTAAATCGATGCCGAGTTTGACCGCGATACTCTGCTTCCCCTCGCTTGTCACCACGCTGCCGTCCCAGGCCCGGGCGTGGGCAGCGACGACCGACCCCAACAAGGAACGCATCTGGGAGTCTGCCAGAGCGCCCATGAACGCTTCGCTAAGCCGGTTCCGCCCGTCCTCTGCCCAGATGTCCAGCGCACGCAGCAGGGTCTCCGGGGCGGGCGAGTCGCCTGGAGAAACATCGAGCGCTTGAAAAAGGCGCGTCAACGATGCGCGATCACTCAGACGGACAAGAGCTTGCGAGAGGGGGTAACCGATTCGTGATGGGTGGGGAACTTCCGGGATCGTTGAGGTGCCGACGGCGCCTTGCTGCCCCTCGATCCAGTGATGTAGGCCAACCCACATATCGACGACTTGGAGGAAGGCCCCGCGTTCTTCGAGGTCTCTCCGCAGCGCTTCAAGTTCGGAATCCGTGCCATCCGGGAGGATGGTCTGGGCGAGGCGAAGGTAGTAGTTCGTCGACCTCGCCGCCTTGTCTGAGCGCATCCTCGTGGCTGCCAAGACGGAGATAACAATCACCGGAAGCACAGGCGGCGGCTCGACCTTTGGCCCACGTTGCCATCGCCGGTACGCGATGAGCAGAGGGTTAAACATCGATCGGCCAGCCGTCAGGCGGAGGCGGCTTCGGACGGCCGCGGAGAGGTTGCGGGCGCTGTCCTCGCCGGGGTTCAAGCGTCCAAGTTCGCTGTCGTCTACGAAAAATACCGTCGGGCCGAGATGCTGATGCAGGAACACGTCTGCGAGCAATTTCTGCCACTGCTCGTACGTTTCCGTGCTCGAGGCGACGGGACGGGCGGTAGCGCCTTCCACCTGCAGGTCAGAAGCACCAGGACCAGGCGATTCGTCGGTCGTGACCCCCATGGTCCAGCCCCCCATACTCGACAGTCCGATCACATCACACTGCATTTGCGAACAGCCCCAAGGAACATGCAGCCAGCTAGCAGTGTCATCCGTCCGAGAGGAGAAAATAACTTCTCTTGCTGAAGGTGACAGATGTCTGAAGAATACTGCCTGCTTTGGCGTAGGCCCAGCAGAAGAGGCACACGCGCGACACGAAGGAGACCAGCCAGGACGGCATACCGGAACCAGAACGAAGGATGTTTCGCATCAGAATGGCCGTCCCGCCGCTCTCGTCGCTTTACACTGGAGCCGACGTCCGGTTCGACTGCCTCTGCCTCCGCCGTTTCCTCGCGGATCTGCCGTTGGTATCAACGAGCGCTGCTTCCTGGACTGTGGACCGAGGAATCTCAATACTTCGGTTCAGCGACCCATATCGGCTTGGCCGGAGTCATTGCACACGCCGTAGCCCCGTCATAAGTGGCGACGAGCAACATCGGATCGACGCACGGGTTCCCGCTTCCGTGCTCTGCTACGGAGGAGGATTGTAAGTCCGGGCTTCAAAAGCGGGTTGCCCGTTGCACCGCGTACTGTGTTTCGAGTGAGCCTATTCGACCTGCCCTCTAGCGTCGCTGATCCTGCTGTTGTTGCGGTCGTGACTGAGCTTAGGCGACTCGACCCAGACGGATCGAGGATGGCGAAGGTGTTCCGATCAACCTTCGATCAGCTTTATGACGGCCAGCACACTGGCCGCTACAGCGTCGAGCAGCTATTCAAGACCGAGAAGACGCACTTCGGAACGCTCATCGAGATCAATTTGCAGCGCGAGTTCAAAATCCCAGATGGGTGCGTGTTGGACTTCACGATCGCCGGGTTTGAAGTTGACTGCAAGTACTCCCATACCGGGGCATGGATGCTCCCGATCGAGAGCTTCGAGCAAATAGTCCTGGTCACACAGGCCGATGACCGGAAGTCCGTGTGGAGCGCGGGGGTCGTGCGGGCAACTCAGGAAAACCGGCGAACCAGCGAAAACCGTGACAAGAAAACGGGGTTGAACGTGCTGGGCCGCTCTCAAATCACGTGGGTGTTCAAGGACGCGCAAATGCAGCCGAACGCCTTACTCCAGCTCCCGCCATCGGCGGTGTCCGAAATTATGGCCGGACGAAGTGGGCAGGTTCGCGTGAACGAGCTCTTCCGACAGGCTACGAATAGACGTCTGTCCCGCAACATCATCGCCACCGTCGCCCAACAAGACGACTACATGAAGCGAGTGCGCTACAACGGCGGTTCCCGCAGTGCCCTTCGCCCAGAGGGATACCTGATTCTGGGGGGCGATTACTTCATCCAGCGCAACATAGCGGCTGCACTCGGCGCAGTTGTTCCCGAACCCGGGGAACTCGTCAGCGTACGTGTCACGCCAGCGGCCCCGGAGGAAGGTGTCGGCATCGACGGCGAATGGTGGCGTCTCGCGGCCCAGGACGAGGAAATCGACCTTCCTGCCCCGGTACTGCCTAGGTAATCGAAACTGACCTGGGCACGGCGGGTTGCAGCGCAACTTCCGGCTCGCACTCGGTGCCAACCAGAGCCGACGAGCCGCGCGTCCCAAAATCGTCGGTGGCTCCTGTCAGAATATAGGGGTGAACGAAGCGAAAACGAGTGATTCTGATTTAACCGCAGTAGAGATTTGCGCCGGAGCTGGTGGCCAGAGTCTCGGACTGCACCTCGCAGGCTTTCGGCATACATTGGCTGTCGAGCTCGATCGCGACGCAGCCGCTACACTTGAGCGCAATCTATCCCGACTTGC
The Arthrobacter sp. PGP41 genome window above contains:
- a CDS encoding NaeI family type II restriction endonuclease, which translates into the protein MTELRRLDPDGSRMAKVFRSTFDQLYDGQHTGRYSVEQLFKTEKTHFGTLIEINLQREFKIPDGCVLDFTIAGFEVDCKYSHTGAWMLPIESFEQIVLVTQADDRKSVWSAGVVRATQENRRTSENRDKKTGLNVLGRSQITWVFKDAQMQPNALLQLPPSAVSEIMAGRSGQVRVNELFRQATNRRLSRNIIATVAQQDDYMKRVRYNGGSRSALRPEGYLILGGDYFIQRNIAAALGAVVPEPGELVSVRVTPAAPEEGVGIDGEWWRLAAQDEEIDLPAPVLPR